Proteins co-encoded in one Arachis hypogaea cultivar Tifrunner chromosome 13, arahy.Tifrunner.gnm2.J5K5, whole genome shotgun sequence genomic window:
- the LOC140178152 gene encoding uncharacterized protein → MSRAEATCVTTGGEIRAVAAVYAAEIALPPLEFLVATVLLRCRYRRSCCGRRNHHRSFCSLIQSLILSHESSSGNYGSRLKLPPNRFVDRRCSVQPFFIHSGGRIRFVYAACSCFCFREGASRAEVLIVGDFGLSKKESVNKFGLWLAF, encoded by the exons atgaGTCGCGCGGAAGCTACCTGCGTCACCACTGGAGGGGAGATCCGCGCCGTTGCTGCGGTTTATGCCGCCGAAATTGCTCTGCCGCCACTAGAATTTCTGGTCGCTACCGTTTTG TTACGTTGTCGCTACCGGAGAAGCTGTTGTGGTCGCCGGAACCATCACCGGAGCTTTTGCAGTTTGATTCAGTCTTTAATCCTTTCTCACG AGTCAAGCTCCGGTAATTACGGGTCACGATTAAAGCTGCCACCAAACCGGTTCGTAGACCGCCGCTGTTCGGTTCAGCCGTTCTTTATTCATTCCG gagGTAGAATTCGGTTTGTTTATGCCGCTTGTAGCTGTTTCTGCTTTCGAGAGGGAGCAAGCAGGGCCGAGGTTCTAATTGTCGGTGATTTCGGGCTGAGCAAAAAGGAATCAGTTAACAAGTTTGGGTTATGgcttgcgttttga